The following coding sequences are from one Malaciobacter pacificus window:
- the fliG gene encoding flagellar motor switch protein FliG, translated as MAEQTKTSEILKGMSMMDKVARFFVLIGEESTVKIFQHLPKELVESISTAITQISSIDKEVSLAILEEFHLFTRSKSFISSGGYDFARDILYKSLGKGEADEVLAKLSRLRLAAQSFSYLDGINPKQLSDFIKDESPHTIAVILSHMDPAKSSEVLMQLDEEIRVKVTMQIATIKDVSPDVVRTISVVLEKKLESLLSSIVDVGGVKVVADMLNKLGPKSQDILKNINGIDTSLATKIKENMFVFEDLLNLDTEYVMKILQNVDTADLVVAMKNSTEEDMEKIKGAMSQRAKDRFLEEFEMLNKVKIKDIEAAQRKMLDVAQKMIEDGIIDRETE; from the coding sequence ATGGCAGAGCAAACTAAAACAAGTGAAATATTAAAAGGTATGTCAATGATGGACAAAGTAGCTAGATTCTTTGTTCTAATTGGAGAAGAGTCAACTGTTAAAATATTTCAACATTTGCCAAAAGAGTTAGTTGAATCAATTTCAACTGCAATTACTCAAATATCTTCTATTGACAAGGAAGTGTCCTTAGCTATTTTAGAAGAGTTTCATTTATTTACTAGATCGAAAAGTTTCATTAGTTCTGGTGGATATGATTTTGCTAGAGATATTTTATATAAATCTTTAGGAAAAGGTGAAGCGGATGAGGTTTTAGCTAAACTTTCAAGATTAAGATTAGCTGCCCAGTCTTTTTCATATTTAGATGGTATAAATCCAAAACAACTTAGTGACTTCATTAAAGATGAATCACCTCATACAATCGCTGTTATCTTATCACATATGGACCCTGCAAAATCTTCAGAGGTACTTATGCAACTAGATGAAGAAATAAGAGTAAAAGTCACTATGCAAATTGCAACAATTAAAGATGTTAGTCCTGATGTTGTTAGAACTATATCAGTTGTTTTAGAGAAAAAACTTGAATCTTTATTATCTTCTATTGTTGATGTAGGTGGAGTAAAAGTTGTTGCTGATATGTTAAATAAACTTGGACCAAAGTCTCAAGATATTTTAAAAAATATCAATGGTATTGATACTTCTTTAGCAACAAAAATCAAAGAGAATATGTTTGTATTTGAAGATTTATTAAATTTAGATACAGAATATGTGATGAAAATTTTACAAAATGTTGATACAGCAGATTTAGTTGTTGCCATGAAAAATTCTACAGAGGAAGATATGGAAAAAATAAAAGGTGCTATGTCACAAAGAGCTAAAGATAGATTCTTAGAAGAGTTTGAAATGCTTAATAAGGTTAAAATTAAAGATATTGAAGCTGCTCAGAGAAAAATGCTTGATGTAGCTCAAAAAATGATTGAAGATGGAATTATTGATAGAGAGACTGAATAA
- the fliF gene encoding flagellar basal-body MS-ring/collar protein FliF, producing MDQLIKFINNLNTAQRAVIIGGFSLLFVLLIGFLIYSGIKAEDKKLNYTIASNLTKSQVMLASDELQAAGIDFSVVGTGNNLTLKTSKEFINIAKIKLVTSEAATSKHVGWEIFEKSSLGTTNFENKVKYLRALEGELSRSLESLSSVLRASVKIAIPKDTIFTERKTDPTASAVLSLKPGIFLTQKQIDGIKNFIASAVSNLKQENIQLIDQDGNLLELSKDDINSQKSYTQNKYKEQIEKDYQRKIVDLLEPFVGVGRVVAKVTVSLDFIKRDIQEEIYDPEGTIRSQQVIENSSASQGGPAGAGGVAGVDNNIQAPANTGGNGNVASNSEGTNTVTNYEISKKIIKQQDNNYTNIRRITAAVTFDSSVLEGIANRDEFLTSLESVVQDTIGYDNARGDKVTVRDFKFLSTSSKNGEKLDENGNVIVEDENIVDTLTQVKTILKEFGEYFQYLIIAILLFVFYKKFIANNEVVILTDGTTKSAEGGDDNDLVKDMLTDFENEFDSETARGRLKSKVKSQILNNIDGLDEESAARYAVFIEELDKEINENPAEIAKMIELLLSEGDNKFRS from the coding sequence ATGGATCAACTAATAAAGTTTATAAATAACTTAAATACTGCACAAAGAGCGGTTATTATTGGAGGTTTTTCTCTTCTATTTGTATTGCTTATTGGTTTTTTGATCTACTCTGGAATTAAAGCTGAGGATAAAAAATTAAATTATACAATTGCTTCTAATCTTACTAAATCTCAAGTAATGCTAGCAAGTGATGAATTACAAGCCGCTGGAATAGATTTTTCTGTTGTTGGAACAGGAAATAACTTGACATTAAAAACATCAAAAGAGTTTATTAATATAGCTAAGATTAAATTAGTTACAAGCGAAGCAGCAACTAGTAAGCATGTAGGTTGGGAAATATTTGAAAAATCATCATTAGGTACTACCAATTTTGAAAATAAAGTTAAATATTTAAGAGCATTAGAAGGAGAACTATCTAGATCATTAGAGTCTTTATCATCAGTATTGAGAGCTAGTGTTAAAATCGCTATTCCTAAAGATACTATATTTACTGAGAGAAAAACTGATCCTACAGCTTCCGCAGTTCTTTCTTTAAAGCCAGGTATATTTTTGACTCAAAAACAAATTGATGGTATTAAAAATTTTATTGCTTCGGCTGTATCTAATTTAAAGCAAGAAAATATTCAATTAATAGATCAGGATGGAAATTTATTAGAATTATCGAAAGATGATATAAATAGTCAAAAGTCTTATACTCAAAATAAGTATAAAGAGCAAATAGAAAAAGATTATCAAAGAAAAATAGTTGATTTGCTGGAGCCTTTTGTTGGTGTTGGAAGAGTAGTAGCTAAAGTTACTGTTTCACTTGATTTTATAAAAAGAGATATTCAAGAAGAAATTTATGATCCAGAAGGAACAATTAGATCTCAACAAGTAATTGAGAATTCATCTGCATCACAAGGAGGACCTGCTGGTGCTGGAGGTGTTGCAGGAGTAGATAATAATATTCAAGCTCCTGCTAATACTGGTGGGAATGGAAATGTTGCATCTAATAGTGAAGGAACTAATACTGTAACAAATTATGAGATTTCTAAAAAGATTATAAAACAACAAGATAATAATTACACAAATATAAGAAGAATTACAGCAGCAGTTACCTTTGATTCAAGTGTATTGGAAGGTATAGCAAATAGAGATGAATTTTTGACATCTTTAGAATCAGTTGTTCAAGATACAATTGGTTATGATAATGCTAGAGGTGACAAGGTTACAGTTAGGGATTTCAAATTTTTATCTACATCTTCAAAAAATGGAGAAAAATTAGATGAAAACGGAAATGTTATTGTTGAAGATGAAAATATCGTTGATACTTTAACTCAAGTTAAAACTATTTTAAAAGAGTTTGGCGAATATTTTCAGTACTTAATTATTGCAATATTATTATTTGTCTTTTATAAAAAATTTATTGCAAATAATGAAGTTGTAATTTTAACAGATGGAACTACTAAAAGTGCTGAAGGTGGAGATGATAATGATCTTGTAAAAGATATGTTAACTGATTTTGAAAATGAATTTGATTCAGAAACAGCACGTGGTAGATTAAAATCAAAAGTAAAAAGTCAAATATTAAATAATATTGACGGTTTAGATGAAGAGTCTGCTGCAAGATATGCTGTATTTATTGAAGAATTAGATAAAGAAATAAATGAAAATCCTGCAGAGATTGCAAAAATGATAGAACTTCTATTAAGTGAAGGCGATAATAAATTTAGGTCATAG
- the flgB gene encoding flagellar basal body rod protein FlgB, with product MEASSVTETLFKHLNFRGERQKVISSNIANINTPNYKTKELVFENELNKVQNTLQLSKTNSGHLPNVSKHQNSHEPKLINVKGLEEQNDGNNVNLDTQMSEMSKNKILYDAIQSSIKKDSRLFRSVVESSAKN from the coding sequence ATGGAAGCTAGTAGTGTAACAGAAACTTTATTTAAACATTTAAATTTTAGAGGCGAAAGACAAAAAGTTATTAGTAGTAATATCGCTAATATAAATACTCCAAATTATAAAACAAAAGAGTTAGTATTTGAAAATGAGCTTAATAAGGTACAAAATACATTACAATTATCAAAAACCAATTCTGGACACTTACCGAATGTATCAAAACATCAAAATTCTCATGAACCAAAATTGATTAACGTAAAAGGTTTAGAAGAACAAAATGATGGAAATAATGTAAACCTTGATACTCAAATGAGTGAAATGTCAAAAAATAAAATACTATATGATGCAATACAATCATCGATAAAAAAAGACTCAAGATTATTTAGATCAGTAGTTGAATCTTCAGCAAAAAATTAA
- a CDS encoding flagellar hook-basal body protein: MNQGVYPLAASMINQINRLDQISNNLANINTNGFKQENTTETTFNYYLQRAQQENFAPTKNNIVTNNIPKIDAKYIQGEMGPIAATGNKLDFALNQADTFFKVQDLNGDIVYTRDGAFKNLDGFLVDSNGNNVLNADNEPIVVEENFQAQIGVVQIPYSNLEKVGNNTYKVLDENNLEIFGDNDGLIVQGAIEKSNVNSVSSMVELIDAHRRFEQSQKAIKSIDELNAALIEKIGNNTK, translated from the coding sequence ATGAATCAAGGTGTATATCCTCTTGCAGCCTCTATGATCAATCAAATTAATAGATTAGATCAAATTAGTAATAACTTAGCAAACATTAATACTAATGGTTTCAAACAAGAAAATACTACTGAGACGACATTTAATTACTATTTGCAAAGGGCTCAACAAGAAAATTTTGCTCCTACAAAAAATAATATAGTTACTAACAATATACCAAAAATAGACGCAAAGTATATTCAAGGTGAAATGGGTCCCATTGCAGCTACTGGTAATAAGTTGGATTTTGCATTAAATCAAGCAGATACTTTTTTTAAAGTTCAAGATTTAAATGGAGATATTGTTTACACACGTGATGGAGCATTTAAGAACTTAGATGGGTTTTTAGTAGATTCAAATGGAAATAATGTTTTAAATGCTGATAATGAACCTATAGTTGTAGAAGAAAATTTTCAAGCTCAAATAGGTGTTGTTCAAATTCCTTATTCAAATTTGGAAAAAGTAGGAAATAATACTTATAAAGTTTTAGATGAAAATAATTTAGAAATATTTGGTGATAATGATGGATTAATTGTGCAAGGTGCGATTGAGAAGTCTAATGTTAATTCAGTTAGTTCAATGGTTGAATTAATAGATGCGCATAGAAGATTTGAACAGTCTCAAAAAGCAATTAAATCAATAGATGAATTAAATGCTGCATTAATAGAAAAAATAGGAAATAATACTAAATAA
- a CDS encoding response regulator: MKILIVDDSSTMRRIIGNVVMQLGFTKEDFDEAEDGVKAWKLLSESKYDIILTDWNMPNMNGLELVKKTRSEGNHQKTPIIMITTEGGKGEVITALKAGVNNYIVKPFSAEVLKEKLDGVLK; this comes from the coding sequence ATGAAAATATTAATAGTTGATGACAGTTCCACGATGAGAAGAATCATTGGAAATGTTGTAATGCAACTAGGTTTTACAAAAGAAGATTTTGATGAAGCAGAAGATGGTGTAAAAGCATGGAAATTATTGTCTGAATCTAAATATGATATAATTTTAACTGATTGGAATATGCCAAATATGAATGGATTAGAATTGGTTAAAAAAACAAGATCAGAAGGTAACCATCAAAAAACACCTATTATTATGATTACTACTGAAGGTGGAAAAGGAGAGGTTATTACTGCATTAAAAGCTGGCGTTAATAACTATATTGTTAAGCCATTCAGTGCTGAAGTTTTAAAAGAAAAACTTGATGGGGTATTGAAATAA
- the flgG gene encoding flagellar basal-body rod protein FlgG, with translation MIRGLYTAATGMNSMQHQIDVTSNNIANVNTTGFKKDRAEFQDLMYETLNYTAGRTSQTTINPTGIDVGLGVRISGIQKNFNEGDLTLTSNPLDLAIEGEGFFQITLPSGETAYTRNGSFKVNSEGTIVNGNGYPLSPEIVVPDNVTDLSIAVDGTVSATNPADGTIVDLGQVLIADFINPAGLIPMGESMFMESEASGAVQEGVPSEDQFGSIRQGMIESSNVKLVNEMVDLITAQRAYEANSKAITTTDGMLDTVNRLKN, from the coding sequence ATGATTAGAGGTTTATACACAGCTGCAACAGGGATGAATTCTATGCAACATCAAATTGATGTTACATCAAATAACATTGCAAATGTAAATACTACAGGCTTCAAAAAAGATAGAGCTGAATTTCAAGACCTAATGTATGAAACATTAAACTACACAGCAGGTAGAACTTCTCAAACTACAATTAATCCTACTGGAATAGATGTAGGACTTGGAGTTAGAATATCTGGTATTCAAAAAAATTTTAATGAAGGTGATCTTACACTAACATCTAATCCTTTAGATTTAGCAATTGAGGGAGAAGGTTTCTTTCAAATTACTTTACCTAGTGGAGAAACTGCTTACACTAGAAATGGCTCTTTTAAAGTTAATTCTGAAGGTACCATTGTAAATGGTAACGGATATCCTCTTAGTCCTGAAATAGTTGTTCCAGATAATGTAACCGATTTATCTATTGCTGTTGATGGTACGGTAAGTGCAACAAATCCCGCTGATGGTACAATTGTTGATTTAGGTCAAGTATTAATAGCTGACTTTATAAACCCTGCTGGATTAATTCCTATGGGAGAATCAATGTTTATGGAAAGTGAAGCATCAGGAGCAGTTCAAGAAGGAGTTCCCTCTGAAGATCAATTTGGTTCAATTAGACAAGGTATGATTGAATCATCAAATGTTAAACTTGTAAATGAAATGGTTGACTTAATTACTGCACAAAGAGCATATGAAGCTAATTCAAAAGCAATTACAACAACTGATGGTATGCTTGATACAGTAAATAGACTAAAAAATTAA